The following proteins are co-located in the Terriglobales bacterium genome:
- a CDS encoding phage holin family protein, protein MQVVTENNRTIRDVVTELKTDARDFVSTRLQMLSQEMKEKVGIWKVAVPMLAVAALFGVVTFLALTFAFIAFFAGVFYGSAYAWCYGALIVTAGYFLIAIGMFYLGRRELTQAGLAPKRTLRVLKEDQIWIQHEARSQA, encoded by the coding sequence ATGCAAGTCGTTACTGAAAATAACAGAACCATCCGCGACGTGGTCACTGAGCTCAAGACCGATGCTCGCGATTTCGTCTCTACGCGCCTGCAGATGCTCTCGCAGGAGATGAAGGAGAAAGTTGGCATCTGGAAAGTCGCAGTCCCAATGCTGGCAGTTGCCGCTCTCTTCGGAGTGGTTACCTTTCTCGCCTTGACGTTCGCATTCATCGCGTTTTTCGCCGGAGTGTTCTACGGCAGCGCGTATGCGTGGTGCTACGGCGCGCTGATCGTTACAGCGGGATATTTCCTGATCGCGATCGGCATGTTCTACCTGGGTCGTCGTGAGCTTACACAGGCTGGACTGGCGCCCAAACGCACTCTGCGTGTTTTGAAAGAGGACCAAATCTGGATTCAGCATGAAGCGAGGTCACAGGCATGA
- a CDS encoding C4-type zinc ribbon domain-containing protein: MHADLEGLIKLEQVDREIGRLSAEVAALPKRVAEIEHQLSDARGKVEQAKAAIKSQEQKRRSLESDIQSQQQKIAKFRDQSLDVKTNEQYKALMHEIQFAEQEIRKAEDKILEIMEGAELFDRQVKVSEAELKTQSVQVEKEKEEARALTAKDEARLKELQADRGGLRSGLTGDLLDLYDRVLKARKTAIAEAREQRCTACFVLLRPQKWNEIKAGQEVMTCDSCGRILFYDPAHEPPPPEPKKSKKAKATAETEAPAEIPGTGDVRLSADQLP; the protein is encoded by the coding sequence ATGCATGCAGACCTTGAAGGATTAATCAAACTTGAGCAGGTAGATCGTGAAATCGGCCGTCTTTCCGCCGAAGTGGCTGCGCTGCCCAAGCGCGTAGCGGAAATCGAACATCAGCTCTCAGACGCGAGAGGCAAAGTCGAACAAGCCAAAGCGGCCATCAAGTCACAGGAACAGAAGCGTCGCAGCCTGGAATCGGACATACAGTCACAACAGCAAAAGATCGCCAAATTTCGCGATCAATCGCTCGACGTAAAGACCAACGAACAATACAAGGCGCTGATGCACGAGATCCAGTTCGCCGAGCAGGAGATTCGCAAGGCCGAAGACAAGATTCTCGAGATCATGGAAGGCGCTGAGCTCTTCGACCGGCAGGTAAAGGTCTCAGAAGCTGAGTTGAAGACGCAGTCAGTCCAGGTAGAAAAAGAAAAAGAAGAAGCCCGCGCCCTCACCGCCAAAGACGAAGCGCGATTGAAGGAGTTACAAGCAGACCGCGGCGGTCTCCGCTCTGGACTTACCGGGGATCTGCTGGATCTTTATGATCGCGTCCTCAAAGCCAGGAAGACGGCGATAGCCGAAGCGCGCGAGCAGCGCTGTACCGCATGTTTTGTTCTGTTGCGTCCACAGAAATGGAACGAGATTAAAGCAGGACAGGAAGTCATGACTTGCGACAGCTGCGGACGCATCCTGTTCTACGATCCTGCCCACGAACCACCTCCGCCAGAGCCGAAAAAGTCAAAGAAAGCCAAGGCTACTGCGGAGACGGAAGCTCCTGCTGAAATTCCCGGAACGGGAGATGTTCGGCTTTCTGCTGATCAGCTGCCGTAG
- a CDS encoding response regulator, giving the protein MFRILIVDDEPAILGLLKSVLELSSFEPHTARSAAEAKSLLSQQTFDVVLTDMRMETATAGFDVVRAARQLDPRPVIAILTAFPISSPEWRPSGADALMVKGADIMNLPDKLLNLVKTKPHRERQPVAMAGQHS; this is encoded by the coding sequence ATGTTTCGTATTCTAATTGTCGATGATGAACCCGCAATCCTCGGGCTATTGAAATCCGTTTTGGAACTCTCTTCTTTCGAGCCGCACACGGCTCGCTCGGCTGCAGAAGCCAAGTCGTTGCTGTCTCAGCAGACATTTGATGTAGTGCTCACCGACATGCGCATGGAAACCGCTACCGCTGGTTTTGATGTCGTGCGGGCTGCGCGCCAACTCGATCCCAGGCCAGTGATCGCAATCCTCACGGCTTTTCCCATATCCTCGCCGGAGTGGCGTCCTTCAGGGGCCGACGCACTGATGGTAAAAGGCGCGGACATTATGAATCTTCCGGATAAGTTGTTGAATTTGGTTAAAACGAAACCGCACCGCGAACGCCAGCCCGTCGCTATGGCAGGACAACACTCTTAG
- a CDS encoding outer membrane lipoprotein carrier protein LolA — protein MKLLFYRADRNSGRGHSAFALTCALLLGFCPAFAQNKSSGSGQTASTLEAVLAQMDAAAAQFRSAQADFTWDQYQKVVNETDTQKGMVYYRRTGKGETQWAADIQSPDQKYMLFTEGKIRIYQPRIQQVNEYDAGKNRAEVESFLVLGFGGKGHDLQNQFDIKFEGNEDVDGVRTAKLDLTPKSPKVRNMFDHIIIWVDATRSVSLKQQAFEPSGDYRLAHYTNIKLNSKIPDDVFKLHTSGKTKTVKGS, from the coding sequence ATGAAACTTCTCTTTTATCGTGCAGACAGGAACTCAGGAAGAGGCCATAGTGCGTTTGCCCTCACTTGCGCACTCCTTCTCGGTTTTTGTCCAGCTTTTGCCCAAAACAAGAGTTCGGGTTCGGGACAGACTGCGTCCACACTCGAAGCCGTGCTGGCGCAGATGGATGCCGCAGCAGCTCAGTTCCGCAGCGCGCAGGCGGACTTCACTTGGGATCAGTATCAGAAGGTAGTGAACGAAACCGATACGCAAAAGGGGATGGTCTACTACCGTCGCACCGGCAAAGGCGAAACTCAGTGGGCGGCTGACATTCAGTCACCCGATCAGAAATACATGCTCTTTACCGAGGGCAAGATCCGCATTTATCAGCCGAGAATCCAGCAGGTGAATGAGTACGACGCGGGCAAGAACCGGGCAGAAGTGGAGAGCTTTCTCGTTTTGGGATTCGGCGGAAAAGGGCACGATCTCCAGAACCAATTTGATATTAAGTTCGAAGGCAACGAGGATGTGGACGGAGTCCGAACCGCCAAACTGGACCTGACGCCAAAATCGCCGAAGGTGAGAAACATGTTTGATCACATCATCATCTGGGTGGATGCGACGCGCTCAGTCTCGTTGAAACAGCAAGCATTTGAGCCTTCCGGCGACTATCGCCTTGCGCATTACACGAACATCAAATTGAATTCGAAGATCCCTGACGATGTCTTCAAACTGCACACGTCAGGAAAGACCAAAACGGTAAAGGGAAGCTAG